ATCACTCCCCTACATCCAGCACCTTCCAGAAGAACCTCTGGTCCCTTCCCTCCATAAGAATTACCTACCCGACACTTCCCacgtaagactccacactcccaaggcagggggtccaggctcgagccctggttggggaactagatcccacatgcatgccagaactaagaagtccgcatgctgcaactaagaagtctgtatgccacaactaagaagcccacatgccgcaactaagaagtctgcatgccacaactaagagtctgcatgccacaactaagagtctgcatgctgcaactaagaagtctgtatgccacaactaagaagcccacacgctgcaactagaagatcccacgtgccgcaacaaagacctggcgcagccaaaataaataaataaataataaaaaagaaagaattacctACCCATTTAATATGCCAACTGGAAATTGTTCTCTAATTTAAATATACTGACTTGAAACTGTTCTGATTATTTTGTGTGTATAATACATCTTGTCTCCTCAACCAGATATATTCCTTAATGGCAAaaaccatttattaagcatctttaTAACCACCCAAAATCAAGTATAGTGCCAGGTAATGTGGGTGctcaaaaaaaatctgtgtggctaatatgtataaaatagataactaaaaaaaaaaaaaaaaaaaagaatgacgtGGAGAATTCCATAACAGACAGGGTCCTCCTCCCATTATAGTAGTTGAAAATGCCACATCCCTGCTTTCATGATGTCCTCTGAACCCAAAGTGCTATCCTGGAACAACCAGACACCCTCAGAAACTGGTTACTTGAGGTTACAGGGAGTGCAAGATTCCACCCCATGGGGTGGTGGTGGAAGTATCATACAATAACATTTAATTTCCAGAGGAGCAGCAGAAGTGATTCCAGGCTTGTGTTGAGACCCCAGCGTTAGCACTGCTGGCCCTGCAGGTGAGATGTCCGTGCCCAGTGACAACAGCGTAGCATCTTCCTTGGACTAGGTCTGTCTCATTCCTGACTGTATAGTTTCCAGCCTTGTTTTCCCAGTCCCCCAGCAACTAATGTTGTTTAAATAAATTCCttatattgcaaaaaaaaaaaaaaaaacctgtgtgggaattccctggcagtccagttgttaggactccgtgctctcagtgctgagggcccaggttcaatccctggttggggaactaaaatcccacaagccacacagtgcagccaaaaaaaaaaaaaattctgtgtgaaGTAGCAAGGGTTAAGTGAGCTTCTGAGCAAGTGGTAGGGGTAGGATAAATTCTTAGGGCTTGGTGGGAGATGGGAATGCAACTAATAAACAAAGGACTAGATATACATCACTAGGAGCGATTTATATATGGCCCTCTCATTCCTGGAGAAATTCTCTAAACCAGTCCTTTTTGCCTTTCTTTACCATTTTGATAAGGAAAAAGATTTCACAGCTATATCTTGAAGCGTGCCGAAAGCAGCCACAAATATTAACAGTAACTCTTGTTCCTGAACACATAAGCCTTTAAAGAGAGCTCTGCTCTGGTGAAGGTGTCATACACTAAATACGTAGAGATAAACCTCCATCTATTAATTTCAAGAACTAGTCCAGGCTGGAAAAGGGCAGCAAAAAGGTACACATAAGCAAGCAGTGTATATCCTTAGAAAGACCTATTTAATCCATGGCCTTTGCTAAGACCAGAAGTTTACAGGGATAGCTGAGATCAGAATGAAATCTACAAACTGTTCAGAAATAAGCCAACACAACTGGTTGTTTCTTACCCTGAGTAAAGTACATGAAAGAGAAAAGCTTATTCACTTCAATCCTGATTGGCCCCTCTTAGTTCTAAGTCAACAATGGGGAATTCTTGACATTCAGTATTACCTGAGCAAGTAGGTGAGAGTAAAACATGTGGCTCTTGCCAGATGGGAACTGACATTTTGAGCAGAACCAGGATCAGCCGTAGCCTAGAAGCTTTGTGCAAGAGCTTGTCATCTAAACAGATGACTTGGGGATGCAGACACATTTGCCCTCACCTTGACACAGCTAAGACAGTCATTATTTTATCTACTAAAGGCCCTGTGGAAGGTGGCTTATCACTCAACCCAACAACTGAGTCATGGTGTACCTGTCCCCTCCCATGCTGGCTACTCAGGTCAGaaacaaacattttcttcctttctagccTCCCACTTCCTAGGTTAGCTACAGAGCTAACAAGTTGCCAGGTAAATCAAGGGCAGAGTAATCAGGTGACCTACACCTGCCTTGGGTACAGGAATTTGGCTTTGACCTCAGAACAGAGAAAGATTACTCATGAAGACAACTATTGCGTTAACTGGGGTGTGCTGTAATTTGGGGGCATCTTTACCTTCATCCAACCTCTCTCTGAATTTACCTCAGTTCTGAGATGCCTCACCTTTACATCCTGTTATATCTTGGCTGGTTCTGCCAGTCACCTTTCCCCATCTTGGCATCCCAACTCTGGCTCTTGATCTGATCATCATGCTGAACCTCAAAGTTTTCTGTTCCCATTACTTCTCCTGTCCCTGGCACTCAGCACTTGGTCCCTGATCCAGAAACAGAGAGCTCTGGCCAGAGGCTCACAAAGGGCCTGCCCACCCCAAGGGGCACTCTTGTCCTTCCCTCCTGTGTGGTACCTGGAGATGCTGCTGCTCTTCCTGGAAAGTCTTCTCCAGCTGCTCCACTCTGGCCTGCTGTTGGGCCTGCTCTGCACACAGCTGGGACTGTAAATCCTGCAGTTCCTGCTCCATTTTCACAATTTTCTTCGAGTTCCCTTTTTGGGTCTGCTTTTTCACATTCAGAACAGCTacctgcttttcctgcatctgtgTTTTCAGCTTTAGAATCCTGGACATCGTTACCTTAAACAGCTCTAAGCTGCTCTGAGATGCTGAAGGATTTGAGGCTTTCTGCTTCTTATAATGAAGCTCTACAACTTTTGCGGGGCCTGGGTAAACATGAGCCCCTGTGGTCTTCCCACTTAGCTGAAGAGAAGTCAAAGTAGGATCCAAATATTCAGAGGGTTGACTAGCCACTTCACCCTTCCCATGTGACTTCACTGGCTGACCAGATTCACAAGACACTTTACTTATTTTGGATTTCAAATTTGAGGGGCCTTCAGCTCCAGAACCCTCTAATTCATTCAAACTAAATTTCCTTTTAGTTCTCAAGCCCTTATTTTTTACCATCATCTGGTCACTTTTTGGGGAAAGACAAGGGTAAATCCTCTCCCAGTCTTCTTCAGTAACTTCATATTCATACTCTGCATTCTCCTTATTTTCCAGAGGCACCCCAAGCTGGATGTGATCTCCATTATGGATAGAATAGACCTTTAAAGGTTCTAGACGTTCTCTGTTCAGCCAAACACCATTCAGACtctggggaaagggaaagaaagacaaaataagcTTCATGATTTCCCTCCTCTTAATGGAATTTCTTTCCTGCTGCTGCAAAACCTTCTgtcttttcagaaagaaaatccttggaggcggagtcaagatggcggtgtgggaagacgcagagttagcgtctccccaaaactagggcacctgccaccACTGGTGGGGTACTCTGATGCccagggagatgggaggaaccccaaagtgaaccggtaggacatagggggactgaggggggaggagaaatggAGGCCAGATAGGATTGGCGCCCccgaggccggggagatcaggagaggcaggcaggaggggccctccagaaggagcaggagaggtggggagggtgaCTGCCCctcccactcgagcccaggaagcctgctgggctcccaggtgaggtcccctgccctctgagaccaggggtgggaggCACACCTgggtcccttctgttccttgagcctaagccccaccccccacagcccccagggccttttccagccctgtggtcctgagcattggcccaccccaccacccaaacctcacccttgcttaggccccgccttccacagccaaggccttccccccaccccttttttttcttttcttttccctcttcctcttttttcctattgtgatgtaccttccagttgttgattcatctgtatttttatttttatattctttctaacatatctgttagtttcctagtctaattttattttttactttgttactgttctttttgtttctgccccacgtggcttgtgggatcttggttcacgagcccggggttgggctgaagctcctgcggtgggagctccgagtccgaactactggactaacagagaacctcagaccccagggaatattcatcagagtgaggtctcacggagttcACCATcttagcaccaagacccagctctgcccagtagcctacaaactccagtgttggaaacctcaggccaaacaaccagtaagacaggaacacaatcccaaacataaaaaagaaaaaagagagacggcaaaaaaatacgtcacagatgaaggagcaaggtaaaaatctacaagaccaagtaaatgaagaggaaataggtaatctacctgaaaaagaattcagagtaatgatagtaaagatgatccagaatcttggaaatagaatggaggcacagactgagaaaatataagaaatgtttaacaaagacctagaagaactaaagaacaaacaaacagagatgaacaacacaataactgaaatgaaaaatacactagaaggaatcaataacagaataactgaggcagaagaacgaataagtgaggtggaagacaaaatagtggaaataactgctgagaagcagaataaagaaaaacgaatgaaaagaattgaagacaatctcagagacttctgggacaacactgaatgcaccaacattcaaattataggggtcccaggagaagaagagaaaaagaaagggtctgagaaaatatttgaagagattatagtttaaaactgccctaacatgggaaaggaaatagtcacccaagtccaggaagcacggagagtcccatacaggataaacgctaggaaaaacacaccaagacacacattaatcaaactaacaaaaattaaattcaaagaaaaaatattaaaagcagcaaaggaaaaacaaaaaataacatacaaaggaatccccataaggttatcagctgatttttcagcggaaactctgcaggccagaagagagtggcaggatatacttaaagtgatgaaagagaaaaacctacaaccaag
This genomic interval from Balaenoptera ricei isolate mBalRic1 chromosome 11, mBalRic1.hap2, whole genome shotgun sequence contains the following:
- the RNF8 gene encoding E3 ubiquitin-protein ligase RNF8 isoform X2, translated to MGDPGSLVREGRAGDRSWCLRRVGMNAEWLLLEDGNEVTVGRGFGVTYQLISKICPLMISRNHCILKQNAEGQWTIMDNKSLNGVWLNRERLEPLKVYSIHNGDHIQLGVPLENKENAEYEYEVTEEDWERIYPCLSPKSDQMMVKNKGLRTKRKFSLNELEGSGAEGPSNLKSKISKVSCESGQPVKSHGKGEVASQPSEYLDPTLTSLQLSGKTTGAHVYPGPAKVVELHYKKQKASNPSASQSSLELFKVTMSRILKLKTQMQEKQVAVLNVKKQTQKGNSKKIVKMEQELQDLQSQLCAEQAQQQARVEQLEKTFQEEQQHLQGLEKEQGEEDLKQQLAQALQEHRALMEQLNRSKKDFEAIIQAKNKELEQTKEEKEKVQAQKEEVLSHVNDVLENELQCIICSEYFIEQRDCPQDRARRAFERLPGIGNLGWSGGFTMDRSGTALRQSMG